In a genomic window of Bemisia tabaci chromosome 1, PGI_BMITA_v3:
- the LOC109034566 gene encoding waprin-Thr1: MCTTCKLRPQKMSIPLKCLFGVILPIFLLVQPAFNFTSSKTGFCPLRLSVTSCAPRCMSDWECGEDRKCCPNICGSMSCAATSAVESSDKKFDSSNSGGVRCANTMCHPQQICKTDPKTKRRYCANF, translated from the exons GTATACCGTTGAAGTGCCTTTTTGGTGTCATTCTGCCAATTTTCTTGTTAGTGCAACCTGCTTTCAACTTCACGTCCA GTAAAACCGGGTTTTGTCCTCTTCGCCTCTCTGTGACGTCATGCGCTCCTCGCTGCATGAGCGATTGGGAATGTGGAGAGGATCGTAAGTGTTGTCCAAATATTTGTGGCTCTATGTCCTGTGCTGCTACCAGCGCTGTTGAGAGCTccgacaaaaaatttgacagcTCAAACTCAG GAGGAGTTCGATGCGCTAATACTATGTGCCACCCGCAACAGATATGCAAAACAGACCCAAAAACAAAGCGTCGATATTGTGCTAATTTCTGA